Proteins encoded within one genomic window of Amycolatopsis sp. 2-15:
- a CDS encoding glycosyltransferase gives MITFGFLSTYPPTLCGLASFTASLRAALPPGSAGGVVRAVESRDSAGAPEVVGDLVAGSPRSWQDAATLLDREDVAIVQHEYGIYGGEDDEDVLRVLELLRVPAIVVLHTVLTAPTPHQREVLNGVLAAATAIVVMSEAARTRLVAGYDVPAGRLTVIPHGATDTNGTAPVPVPHRTQQRQILTWGLLGPGKGIEWGIDAMALLPALWPEPRYLVAGRTHPKVLAQQGESYRHSLLVRTERLGVGDRVRFDSRYLDTVLLRRLVARAEVVLLPYDSRDQVTSGVLIEAVTARTPVVATRFPHAVELLSGGAGTLVNHQDPAAIAAALQTILTDRDIATRMAGAAGIVARTLGWTSVAKQYDKLGAELVSAAAPVVA, from the coding sequence GTGATCACGTTCGGTTTCCTGAGTACCTATCCGCCGACGCTCTGCGGACTCGCGTCGTTCACCGCCTCGCTCCGCGCGGCATTGCCGCCAGGATCCGCGGGCGGGGTGGTGCGGGCCGTGGAGTCCAGGGACTCCGCCGGTGCACCGGAGGTGGTCGGCGATCTGGTCGCCGGCTCACCACGCAGCTGGCAGGACGCGGCCACCCTGCTCGACCGGGAAGACGTCGCGATCGTGCAGCACGAGTACGGCATCTACGGCGGTGAGGACGACGAGGACGTCCTGCGCGTCCTGGAACTGCTGCGGGTCCCGGCGATCGTCGTCCTGCACACCGTGCTCACCGCACCGACACCACACCAGCGCGAAGTGCTCAACGGCGTGCTCGCCGCGGCGACCGCGATCGTGGTGATGAGCGAGGCCGCGCGAACCCGGCTCGTCGCCGGCTACGACGTCCCCGCCGGCCGACTCACGGTGATCCCCCACGGTGCCACCGATACGAACGGCACGGCACCGGTACCGGTGCCGCACCGCACCCAGCAACGCCAGATCCTCACCTGGGGCCTGCTCGGCCCCGGCAAGGGCATCGAGTGGGGCATCGACGCGATGGCCCTGCTGCCTGCCCTGTGGCCGGAGCCGCGCTACCTGGTCGCCGGGCGGACCCATCCCAAGGTGCTTGCCCAGCAAGGGGAAAGCTACCGCCATTCGCTGCTGGTCCGGACCGAGCGGCTCGGCGTGGGAGACCGGGTCCGGTTCGACTCGCGCTACCTCGACACCGTGTTGCTGCGCCGTCTGGTGGCCCGCGCCGAGGTCGTCCTCCTGCCCTACGACTCACGCGACCAGGTCACCTCCGGAGTGCTCATCGAGGCCGTCACCGCACGGACGCCGGTGGTGGCGACCCGTTTCCCGCACGCCGTCGAACTGCTCTCCGGTGGCGCGGGCACACTCGTCAACCACCAGGACCCGGCGGCGATCGCGGCCGCGCTCCAGACGATCCTGACCGACCGGGACATCGCGACGCGAATGGCCGGTGCTGCCGGGATCGTCGCCCGCACCCTCGGCTGGACATCAGTGGCGAAGCAATACGACAAGCTCGGTGCCGAACTCGTGTCCGCCGCGGCTCCGGTCGTGGCGTGA
- a CDS encoding ROK family glucokinase → MSSPAAQAVPRPVHEAAEGTLAIGVDIGGTKIAAGVVDESGHIVARTRRPTPADDPSKTQESIADAVRELTSEYTVVGVGLGAAGFVDEKRSTVMFAPNLAWRDEHLRESLEDRLGMPVIVENDANAAAWAEARFGAARGETHVVILTIGTGIGGGVVLDGKLFRGRYGLAAEIGHFTIVPDGRRCGCGLHGCWEQYGSGRALVLEAQEQATVAPSMAQELLRLAGGRPAGITGHIVTEAARSGDVTALNCFDELGRWLGRGMAALAAILDPGMFVIAGGVCEAGEILRAPTEAVFRKNLTGRGHRPTAKVRIAELGNEAGLVGAADLSHLR, encoded by the coding sequence ATGAGCAGCCCGGCGGCGCAGGCGGTTCCCCGGCCGGTCCACGAGGCCGCTGAAGGGACGCTCGCCATCGGCGTCGACATCGGCGGCACCAAGATCGCCGCGGGGGTGGTCGACGAGAGCGGGCACATCGTCGCCCGCACCCGGCGTCCGACCCCCGCCGACGACCCGTCGAAGACCCAGGAGTCCATCGCCGACGCCGTTCGCGAACTGACCAGCGAGTACACCGTGGTCGGGGTCGGTCTGGGCGCGGCGGGTTTCGTCGACGAGAAGCGTTCGACCGTGATGTTCGCGCCGAACCTCGCCTGGCGGGACGAGCATTTGCGGGAATCGCTGGAGGACCGGCTCGGCATGCCGGTGATCGTGGAGAACGACGCCAACGCCGCCGCGTGGGCCGAGGCCCGGTTCGGCGCCGCCCGTGGCGAGACCCACGTCGTCATCCTCACCATCGGTACCGGGATCGGCGGCGGTGTGGTCCTCGACGGGAAGCTCTTCCGGGGCCGCTACGGGCTGGCGGCCGAGATCGGGCACTTCACCATCGTCCCCGACGGGCGACGCTGCGGATGCGGCCTGCACGGCTGTTGGGAGCAGTACGGCAGCGGGCGCGCGCTCGTACTCGAGGCGCAGGAGCAGGCGACCGTCGCGCCCTCGATGGCCCAGGAGCTGCTGCGGCTCGCCGGGGGGCGTCCGGCGGGCATCACCGGCCACATCGTCACCGAGGCCGCGCGGTCCGGCGACGTGACCGCCCTGAACTGTTTCGACGAGCTGGGCAGATGGCTCGGGCGCGGGATGGCCGCGCTGGCCGCGATCCTCGACCCGGGCATGTTCGTCATCGCCGGCGGCGTGTGCGAGGCCGGCGAAATTCTCCGCGCACCGACGGAGGCCGTCTTCCGCAAGAACCTCACCGGCCGCGGCCACCGCCCGACCGCGAAGGTGCGTATCGCCGAGCTGGGCAACGAGGCCGGACTCGTGGGCGCTGCCGACTTGTCCCACCTGCGGTGA
- a CDS encoding HAD family hydrolase — MAKGFEGAIFDVDGVLVDSPHERAWKDSLRELMETEWADIRDRTTWSDDRFTPQVYQQVMSGKPRAAGALAALEHFEVPDAKARVEVYGAHKQDMVIKLIEAGEFEAYPDALRFVLAVKAAGIPTAAASSSKNAGLFLRQIRLDTFAAQNGLSHDFVTPGLSLLDSFDADISGRDFAHGKPHPEIFLTGAAELGVAPEDCFVVEDAASGIEAAKAGRMSALGVARADDEALLAAARADLVVTSLDEIDVAALGRHVLAGRAS; from the coding sequence ATGGCGAAAGGCTTTGAGGGCGCGATCTTCGACGTCGACGGCGTGCTCGTCGACTCCCCGCATGAGCGGGCCTGGAAGGATTCGCTGCGCGAGCTGATGGAGACCGAGTGGGCCGACATCCGCGACCGGACCACGTGGTCGGACGACCGCTTCACGCCCCAGGTCTATCAGCAGGTGATGTCCGGCAAACCCCGGGCCGCCGGAGCGCTGGCCGCCCTCGAGCACTTCGAGGTCCCCGACGCGAAGGCGCGCGTCGAGGTCTACGGTGCGCACAAACAGGACATGGTCATCAAGCTCATCGAGGCCGGCGAGTTCGAGGCCTACCCCGACGCGCTGCGCTTCGTCCTCGCAGTGAAGGCCGCGGGCATCCCGACCGCCGCGGCGTCGTCGTCGAAGAACGCCGGGCTTTTCCTGCGTCAAATCCGCCTCGACACCTTCGCCGCGCAGAACGGCCTTTCCCACGACTTCGTGACGCCCGGACTGAGCCTGCTCGACTCCTTCGACGCCGACATCTCGGGCCGCGACTTCGCCCACGGCAAACCGCACCCGGAGATCTTCCTGACCGGTGCGGCCGAACTCGGCGTCGCCCCCGAAGACTGCTTCGTCGTCGAGGACGCGGCCAGCGGCATCGAGGCCGCCAAGGCCGGCAGGATGTCGGCGTTGGGTGTCGCCAGGGCCGACGACGAGGCGCTGCTCGCGGCCGCGCGGGCCGACCTCGTGGTGACGTCCCTCGACGAGATCGACGTCGCGGCGCTCGGCCGTCACGTGCTGGCCGGGCGGGCGTCATGA
- the otsB gene encoding trehalose-phosphatase, with protein MTEPTSMVRELPHALRDGDRFARRLAGRRPAVFLDYDGVLAPIVDHPEDALISERMRDTVRALAMRCPVCVVSGRDRLDVQRLMGVDDLVVAGSHGFDIWSPAAGEIHHDAASGFEDVIGEVTDRLRTETGSIPGVVIEPKKASVAVHYRLVDPDRRPRIATVVETLLAEHPDRLKMTPGKMVYELQPKIDWHKGKAVLHLLRALHLDSPDVVPIYLGDDITDEDAFRAVADRGGAGIFVGTADDPEVGDRTTSAEFILSSPEEVAQLLSTLAVGEGRSPDEGESASDCVLVYDHFDPGTEGLRESLTSTGNGYFCTRGAAEWEDADKVHYPGTYAHGGFNRETTILGGRPVQNEDLVNLPNWLVLKLRIEGEEAIRLGNVDLISYEHSYDIRLATVQRVLRFRDRAGRETTLRSRRFVSMAHSHQAGIEWTLTPENWSGRVEVISGLDGRVTNQMVARYRELEGRHLDPVSPRTFGPETIALKVQTRQSDIYVTEAARTRVFLDGEQLPVERTLDQMDDYIQQVISFDVARGRPVRVEKMVSLFTSHDNAITETLAAAGRGVLRYPDFAEALVEHASAWTELWEVCDLELPREPRVELLLRFHVAHVLQVCSRHTARHDAGVPARGLNGEAYRGHVFWDELFIYPFLNFRLPDITRGLLLYRYRRLTEARAAAREAGFQGAMFPWQSGSDGTEETQVVHLNPLSGQWDPDLSHNQRHVNAAIFYNVWQYYQATDDREFLRDYGAELMLEIARFWASIARYDPERDRYEIHGVMGPDEFHERYPGSEQGGLRNNAYTNVMVAWIADTAPRVLRLLPASRRAALRARLGLTDDELHTWDEMSRKMYVPFHPDGIISQFEGYLDLDELDWEHYRAAHANIQRLDRILKADGEEPDRFKLAKQADAVMLFFLFSDEELRTLFRRLGYEPDAELTRRTIDYYDRRTSHGSTLSLVTHAGVLAALDPKSSWDRFIVALESDIGDVQGGTTKEGIHVGVMSGTLDLLQRYYVGSAVRDGVLYFAPTQLNRLDGLVFSMQYRGVPLRVSITGDELTVFALPQGFRGPVLIGVGDEVHELGAGDSRVFTLPREPEPAAVESHPGHAEGSHHGERL; from the coding sequence ATGACCGAGCCGACGTCGATGGTCCGGGAGCTTCCCCACGCGTTGCGTGACGGTGATCGGTTCGCCCGGCGGCTGGCCGGACGTCGCCCAGCGGTGTTCCTCGACTACGACGGTGTGCTGGCCCCGATCGTCGACCACCCCGAGGACGCCCTGATTTCCGAACGCATGCGGGATACGGTGCGGGCGCTGGCGATGCGGTGCCCGGTGTGTGTGGTCAGCGGGCGTGACCGGCTCGACGTGCAGCGGCTGATGGGGGTCGACGACCTGGTGGTCGCCGGCAGCCACGGCTTCGACATCTGGAGCCCGGCCGCCGGCGAGATCCACCACGATGCCGCGAGCGGGTTCGAGGACGTCATCGGCGAGGTTACCGATCGCCTGCGCACCGAAACCGGTTCGATCCCGGGCGTGGTGATCGAACCGAAGAAGGCCTCGGTCGCGGTGCACTACCGGCTCGTCGACCCGGACCGGCGCCCACGGATCGCCACCGTCGTCGAGACTCTCCTCGCCGAGCATCCGGACCGGCTGAAGATGACGCCGGGCAAGATGGTCTACGAGCTGCAGCCGAAGATCGACTGGCACAAGGGCAAAGCCGTGCTCCACCTGCTCCGCGCCCTGCACCTGGACTCGCCCGACGTGGTCCCGATCTACCTCGGCGACGACATCACCGACGAGGATGCCTTCCGGGCAGTGGCCGATCGCGGGGGAGCCGGCATCTTCGTCGGCACGGCTGACGATCCCGAAGTGGGCGATCGGACCACGTCGGCCGAGTTCATCCTCTCGTCCCCGGAAGAAGTGGCTCAGCTGCTGTCCACTCTGGCCGTCGGCGAGGGCCGGTCCCCGGACGAGGGGGAGTCCGCGTCCGACTGCGTGCTCGTCTACGACCACTTCGACCCCGGCACCGAGGGTCTGCGGGAGTCGCTGACGTCGACGGGCAACGGATACTTCTGCACCCGCGGCGCAGCCGAGTGGGAGGACGCCGACAAGGTCCACTACCCGGGTACCTACGCCCACGGTGGCTTCAACCGGGAAACCACCATCCTCGGCGGACGCCCGGTGCAGAACGAGGACCTGGTCAACCTGCCGAACTGGCTGGTGCTCAAGCTGCGCATCGAGGGCGAGGAGGCGATCAGGCTCGGCAACGTCGACCTGATCTCCTACGAGCACTCCTACGACATCCGGCTCGCGACCGTTCAGCGCGTCCTGCGCTTCCGCGACCGCGCCGGCCGGGAGACGACGCTGCGCAGCCGCCGCTTCGTGAGCATGGCCCACAGCCACCAGGCCGGCATCGAGTGGACGCTGACGCCCGAGAACTGGTCGGGTCGCGTCGAGGTGATCTCCGGGCTGGACGGCCGGGTGACCAACCAGATGGTCGCCCGCTACCGCGAGCTGGAGGGACGTCACCTCGACCCGGTGTCTCCGCGCACTTTCGGTCCGGAGACCATTGCGCTGAAGGTGCAGACCCGGCAGTCGGACATCTACGTCACCGAGGCCGCGCGCACCCGCGTCTTCCTCGACGGTGAGCAGCTTCCGGTGGAGCGCACCCTGGATCAGATGGACGACTACATCCAGCAGGTCATCTCGTTCGACGTGGCGCGGGGCCGGCCGGTTCGGGTCGAGAAGATGGTGTCGCTGTTCACCTCGCACGACAACGCGATCACCGAGACGCTGGCGGCCGCGGGCCGGGGCGTCCTGCGCTACCCGGACTTCGCCGAGGCACTGGTGGAGCATGCTTCGGCGTGGACGGAGCTGTGGGAGGTGTGCGACCTCGAGCTCCCGCGGGAACCACGGGTCGAACTGCTGCTGCGGTTCCACGTGGCGCACGTGTTGCAGGTCTGCTCCCGGCACACCGCACGGCACGACGCGGGTGTCCCGGCCCGCGGGCTCAACGGCGAGGCCTACCGCGGGCACGTGTTCTGGGACGAGCTCTTCATCTACCCGTTCCTCAACTTCCGGCTACCCGACATCACCCGCGGCTTGCTCCTCTACCGCTATCGCAGGCTCACCGAGGCCCGCGCGGCTGCCCGGGAAGCGGGCTTCCAGGGCGCGATGTTCCCGTGGCAGAGCGGCAGTGACGGCACCGAAGAGACCCAGGTCGTCCACCTCAACCCGCTCTCCGGTCAGTGGGACCCCGACCTCAGCCACAACCAGCGCCACGTCAATGCGGCCATCTTCTACAACGTCTGGCAGTACTACCAGGCCACTGACGACCGGGAGTTCCTGCGCGACTACGGCGCCGAGCTGATGCTCGAGATCGCGCGGTTCTGGGCCTCGATCGCCCGGTACGACCCGGAGCGCGACCGCTACGAGATCCACGGCGTGATGGGACCCGACGAGTTTCACGAGCGCTATCCCGGCAGCGAACAAGGCGGTTTGCGCAACAACGCCTACACCAACGTGATGGTGGCCTGGATCGCCGACACCGCCCCGCGTGTGCTGAGGCTGTTGCCGGCCAGCCGCCGCGCCGCGCTGCGCGCCCGCCTCGGACTGACCGATGACGAGCTGCACACGTGGGACGAGATGAGCCGCAAGATGTACGTGCCGTTCCACCCGGACGGCATCATCAGCCAGTTCGAGGGCTACCTGGACCTGGACGAACTCGACTGGGAGCACTACCGGGCCGCGCACGCCAACATCCAGCGGCTGGACCGGATCCTCAAGGCCGACGGCGAAGAACCCGACCGCTTCAAACTGGCCAAGCAGGCCGACGCGGTCATGTTGTTCTTCCTGTTCTCCGACGAGGAGCTGCGCACTCTCTTCCGCCGGCTCGGCTACGAGCCCGATGCGGAGCTGACCCGGCGCACGATCGACTACTACGACCGGCGCACCTCCCACGGTTCGACGCTGAGTCTGGTCACCCACGCCGGCGTGCTCGCCGCGCTGGACCCGAAGAGTTCCTGGGACCGGTTCATCGTGGCGCTGGAGAGCGACATCGGTGACGTCCAAGGAGGAACGACCAAGGAAGGCATCCACGTGGGTGTCATGTCCGGCACCTTGGACCTGTTGCAGCGCTACTACGTCGGCAGCGCCGTGCGGGACGGCGTGCTGTACTTCGCGCCGACCCAGCTCAACCGGCTCGACGGCCTGGTTTTCTCGATGCAGTACCGGGGCGTACCGCTACGGGTGTCGATCACCGGCGACGAGCTGACTGTCTTCGCGCTTCCCCAGGGCTTCCGCGGGCCGGTCTTGATCGGCGTCGGAGACGAGGTCCACGAACTCGGGGCGGGGGACAGCCGGGTCTTCACCCTGCCCCGCGAGCCCGAGCCGGCGGCGGTGGAGAGCCACCCGGGCCACGCGGAAGGGAGTCATCATGGCGAAAGGCTTTGA
- a CDS encoding DUF5994 family protein translates to MDGAWWPRSRDLVAELPPLVEVLAMRLGYTTRVTYATTEWDKAPRRLEIAGHVVRLHGVRAAAGHLVTVTGPEPHRVSLLTIPPGAPEAAGHDALIAASRRDNGDRAEEILAARGVPETARPS, encoded by the coding sequence TTGGACGGTGCCTGGTGGCCACGATCGCGCGATCTGGTGGCAGAACTGCCGCCGCTGGTCGAAGTCCTCGCCATGCGCCTCGGATACACCACGCGGGTGACCTACGCGACGACCGAGTGGGACAAGGCCCCACGGCGACTGGAGATCGCCGGTCACGTCGTGCGCCTGCACGGTGTCCGAGCCGCGGCCGGACATCTCGTGACCGTGACCGGACCGGAACCACACCGGGTCAGCCTGCTGACGATCCCTCCGGGCGCACCCGAGGCGGCCGGCCACGACGCCCTCATCGCCGCGTCGCGCCGGGACAATGGCGATCGGGCCGAGGAAATCCTCGCCGCGCGCGGAGTCCCGGAGACGGCCCGTCCCTCGTAA